The Vespula vulgaris chromosome 10, iyVesVulg1.1, whole genome shotgun sequence nucleotide sequence AATTTGATTTCAAGCGTTGTTTACGTATGAAGAGTATTGAGTATTCGTATCCATTCaaaacgtgtgtgtgtgtgtatatatatatatatatttgcgaaCGAATGTACGATTCACCAAACTGAATAATCCGTTCGATGAATGAAAATCGACacgagtttttttttaatttttctttcgttttcttttctttttctttattattttcaacattaaatatacatacattggtatacccatctctctctctctctctctctctctctctctctctctctctctctctctctctctctctctctctctctctctctctctctctctctctctctctctctctctctatcaaattttatttctagcatagaatacaaataaaaaaagttagaCAAGAATGTGCGAATAGAAATAAGGATCCTGAGTATCGTGTAACGTTACTCGTGTGCCTAgggaaaacgaaacgagaaaggCAATATTTTATGTTCCAGTAAAGTCGAATACGATTGGCATCGTATTTTGATACCGTGTCTTTTGGGATTACTCCGTAGCCTGGAAAACCACGTATATAACTCACGTTGATTAAGACGATCGAATTCTATGGTTTGACATTTTCAGGCTAATGAATTGAAATCTGCAATATCGTTACGATATATCTTTATCTAGAGTTAAATGAGCTTTTATGAAGCATATCAAGatgtttataaaagaatattagatATCTAAACAATAAAGATATCTCAAAAAAGGGATCTTATGAGGTAAAAGTTCAACGGACAAGTAGTAAAGCACACGTGCGGCAATAATCTGACGTCGGTGGGTAGATCAGTAGTACGAGTCAATAATAGAGAATACAGGGCAACGAAAGGAGATAGTGCCGTTTATATACAGACATATGCGGCAAAATTACACATCTCaaatgaacgagaaaaaatttacctcgttttttttttaattaattaagagatgaaaaattgtaaatacgGTATTAGAATATCAAATTCCTCATgtatgttaattataaaaagaaaaaaaaacaaaagacagAAAAGGTACAGGGTATGAAATGGCTCATTTTATACGAAGAATGGTAGTCGTTAAATATATTGACTgtcgataattataatcaatatacataaacgtatttacaataataaatgctTAATCCTACCATGACAGCGTAGAAAGGAGGTCACTTAATATTTGCGTCAAAATTTAGGATCGAAATTCACGTGATCGCAAAACTATTAGCTAGAAAATCGTCTCTTGAACCTAAATTTCATCGAATACAGTCTCTTCgaagttaatttattaatataattatatttaatccgctattattcttatttgaGAGATTGTTTTAAACACCGTCGTTTTGTTCTAACATACCTTAGCGAAAATCggtaagtagaaaaagaagtgttACTCGTACTTTGTTCGACAATGTGATATCTGTTTAATCAgcttttgaataaattaaaagttcAAGAAGaacgataatttctttcttaattttatagaaGCTCATAGTATATACAATGTTAGAATATCGTTAACACATCCAGCACACAATAAAGCTGTTTAATTTCGTTTACACAGTTCCAAAATTGAACTAATATTATTTGTGACAaacagatatgtatatatgtatatacatatatatatatatatccacgtatcacaatgaagaaaataaagtgcATAAACTCTTCACCGATTCGTTCTACAATATGCTTATACTAAATTcgtgtaaaataaatgagatatAAATGTAAGATGAATGATTACATCAACGATACTCATCGATCACTGACGAtgcttctttaaatattttagtaCAAATggtctttattttcatttttcattttcatccgAAGATAATTTAGCTTTCATCGAATCGTGATATGCGTCCAATAATTCTTTAGGACTTAATTTCGAACTGATTGCTTTATAAATCTTAAGTAATTCgtctctttcacttttattttcgaGATGCGACAATACTAATTCAGTAGACCACAGCTTATCGAACACATCTTGTATAAGATTTGGATTCTGTAACTTGAGCGTTTCTGTTATGTCAGTTAAACTACTATTTTGCAAAGCAATATCCAAAACGAGTTGTGGTGGAATTAATTCGTCGTTTGCAACTGTATGACTAATTATTACATCCATGGGAACTCTCTTTAACATGTCACTAAAACACGACAGATCTGTCATAGGAGTTTTAATACCAtcattctcttcctttttcaataTCACCGATAACATGGCAGCCAGTTCCGAAGATGTACATTTTTGACAtacaaaatcttttatttctttaaaatcaaAGATGTTCATGCAGTCGCTAATCGTAATTTTCTTCCGATATGCGTTAAGAACTTTATGGAAGAATTGTTTATCGCCACTAAAAATATCGGGAAGTCTTAAAAGAACTTTATTAATGCCGCAACCACGACATGCagattttaatttcgtttcgtaGTAGCTTCCGTTATTGTCAAGTCCAAGCAGTTTTAACGTTTCCTTTTCAAATTCTGCTTCTGGCAAAGCTCTCGTTTTCATCTACACAAATTTTTTACAtgagattatattatttatatgaaaccAAAGTAACATAAGCAAAACTTTTCACTTATATTTCTTACCTTATAATGTGCAAGTATACTTTCAGAAGTACTTCGTTTGACAGCACTTTGCATTACTAAATTAACATCGATTTCATCCAAAAGATCTTCTAATGCCATTTGAGCTTCGACTGATTTTGTTGCTACATTTGGAGACTTTGAAGATATCACAGAATCAGTACAAACACCGACAGATTTAGTCGTACGTTttgaatcgatcgatgatattttaataattgatgGTATTTGAGATGAAACATTAGAGTTACTTGATTCCGTTCTACATGCATTATCTGTATTTGTGAATATTTCTGTCTGGCAGGACATGTCAAGTACTTCCTTTTGCAAATTGCAATTTATTGCTTTAGTGGCAACCGAAAGACTAGAATTTAATTCAAAAGAAGATTTcggatttttcatttctagcaaacttttatttatgtaatgtTGCAAAATTTTCTTAACAAATTTAACTTTAGAATTACCCTTTACAGGCATTCTATTTACTTCACGGCAGGTCAATTGTGCAAGATGACCGACAGTAACTATGTTTCTACTTGTAAAATAAGAATTCAAAGGTTTAATCCACGATGGATAAGTTAAATATTCTGTTATGACATTAATAGGATCTTGACAGGACGTCAATTCTAAACAAACCGGTTCTGTATCATTTAAAAGTTCTGGATTAGAACTTTTGAGGCTAGATTCGCTAGCTTGGCTCATAGGTAAACTCCCAAATATTGAATCGGTTACTGGTAAAGTATCTTGGTCCGCAATTGGTTCTGACGTTTGTGTACTAGTTCGTAAAGGTTTTCCACAAAATACGTCATCTGAATTCGCTGTAGAATTCAAACTAGTAATATTTCCCACATCTATCGTATCTTCTAAATTTTCTGCATTAGTTGTAATATTTAACTGTGAAAAAATCGCTGAATCGTTTTCATTAATCACATTTTTATCTTCGGTTTGAGACTGCCCCGTATTATCTTTATCATCCGCACTACCAAACATATCTTGTTGAGTTGCGGATTCTTGggattgaaatatttcgtcaTTTTTAGTCGACGATGGAAACTGTGCCTCTTTAGGAATAGCCGTCTTTTCTACCATTTCTAATTCTTGAGACAAATCAAATGTAACCGCAGTGTATAACTTTGCTTCTGAAGTTTCGTTCATGTTCTCTGAAAAACTACAGGTTGTATGATCATCTATTACCATATTGTCATCAGTATATTCTAATTCCTCCgctatttttgttaataattcattCTCCCTTTCACATTGTAAATCGATTTCACATCCGTAATCTGGTTGTATTTCAACATTCTTATCCTCTTTTTCCGAAtcaatttgaatgaatttAAGTTTTGTTTGCTTCATTCGTAGCGGCGAATCCTTGCGAAACAATAAAATACGAGAAGATAATTTAGTTGCTTTATCAGGAGATTCAGTAAGCGTAATCTCATAACCCATTTCCTTGGAAACTGGAGGGTCAGCGAAACTAACTCgttttctctataaaaaaataaaaaaataagtagatATTTAACCAAagacatataaataaataaatatatatatatatataaaagaaaattatgataattcaAAAGAATACCTTGTTTGATGCTGTAGTTTCTAAATCACATTCTGTTATAGCTAAACGATGACGTTTAAGAATACTAGCACTAGGTGATGCAGTTAATGATGGCGGATTAGCACTGGACCATTCTAGCATAGGTAATTCTGTTTTTTCCTGAGACGGCGATAAACTTCCGTCATTTCCTTTCTCAACTGTATCTTCCAAGCTGATTAGCATGTAATCAGGTATTGTTTTATCTATATTGGAGGAAAGTTTTTCACcgtcattttttaaattacaaaacgATTTAACTGGCGAAGATGAAATGTATTCTCCagatttcatattattaaatattttttcttgacgGCTACTACATGGACCTCCGATTTTATCACTATCTTTAAATAtcgtaattttatcttttttcgcTATATGCGTctcgttttctccttctttagATTTAATCTTCTTTGTTATTACATCCTCGTCCGCTTTTACATTTTGACTATTAGTTTCTGTTAATATTTGTTTCGTGACTAAACCCAACATATGAGCTGCGCGACCTCCCTTATTTGGATAAGTTTTTAACTTTAAAAGTCgcttgatattatttttaggtGATGATACAACCATTGCAGATATTTTATGTGTAGGTGAACTATTTGCTTGCGGTACGTCCGAAGATGTCTTCTTCTCATCTTCACGCTGAATACATACAATTTCATGATCCGAAGAAGTATTTACAACTGTTACAGTGTTATCCTCTATATGTACTGTCTCGTCAATTTTATCATCGAGTTTAGGGTCATCGTCTGGAATCTTTTTAGGCACATTAGGTATTTCTTTTGTACTTTTCTTTAGTGTAGTAGATTCCGTCGAAACATTATCTTTATTACACGAGTTATAAGATTTCATGACCGGAACGTTAactattttatcgattttatcgattttaataaaacattgtttatcgttatattttcCTTCTAATTTTGACATTGCATTTTCTTCTTGTGAATTTTGTATAATCTCTTGAGTCCCATCTTCTGCAGATAATAATAGTTCCTCTTTATTTACTGTGATGTTATCTACTTTATTACTCTGTTTAGTATTCATTTCGTTTGTATTCACATCGTgttctttcaatttctttttgctGTCTTTTATTTTACCAACATTCAATGAAGTATCTTTATCTGTAATTTCATCTTGAACATCGACATTAATGTTATCTGCGATTTCAGGCAATACGTTTGTACATTCTTCAGATTTAGAATCTCCGACATCAGGATTACTAGTTTCCATTTCTACGGCATTCTCAGTCGTAGGtaattcatcatttttatttgtctcgaatttgaaacttttcttatttttctttttaaatgcaGACTGACCATATACATTCGGCTTTACTTCTTCGGTAACCTTCAAGTCTGGACTTTTCCGTGCATACGTTCGTAAGATTTTATTCTCGCAATTAGTATCTTTTAATTGTTCTTGTTGTTTGGATCGTCGACGATTTGGTAATGGACTGTAAAAtaccatatttatttttagccTTGATATCTCATTTTTCGTACGTTGGCTCAGGCATTGTTCTTCTCTTGTTCCCTCCAAATGTTCACTTTCTAAAGATGGTACGATGCTATCAGAGTCACTGGGAGTTTCAGAAATAGTATACTTTCTTCGCCTTCGTTGACACGTAGTTTCCTCAGAATCGCTGTCTGAAGCATACTTACGTTTTGTACCTCTCCTCTGTTTAGTTAGAttcgattttgttttcaatGTTTTTAACATTTTAGATTCACTTTGTTCACCCTGGACATTCGTTGTTTTATCAGAATCAAGTTCATTGGAACTTGTTCTCGTCGTACTATTGCGATTCCGTCGTTTACCATTTTCTAATACCGATGGAGATAATCGTTGTTCAGACTCTTTTTCATCAGGAAACTCATCTCGAGATTCGAAGTTTAATCGTTTTGCAACGGAATTTAATTCATCATGTTCATACGTTTCTTCCTTATCATCGTCGAATGATGTTCCCAATTTGTCATTCGATATCAAACTGGTCTGTTCTTTGGATGAATTATCGTTCGTATTATTGTCACTACATTTTTTAGACGTACTGTCCTCACTTAATAAACTTGTAGATTGTACTGGTTGAACACCCTGTTGTATGGCTTTCAAATCAGTATTACTAGTAGTGTCTGTTTTATCAATGACACTGTATTCCGTAATTGTAGAGTCAatagtattttctttgttagcatcatgatcgatattttcttcttccacagtatcattttttttagcATCGTGTGTATAATCTGCTTCATTAATACGTTTACCTCTTTTATCAAACCATTCCTGCAAATTTTGAGTACTTTGTGAAGATGATTGTGAAAGATCATTATACAATGCAGGGATgtcatctcttttcttttttaatatttctttttgatgcTCGGTCAAACGATTCACATCATATTTTACGTCTGTTTTAATATAGACATATTCCTAACcaaacaaatatacaacataCAGAATTTGTTTTGTCCagatatagataaagaaaaaaaagaatatacctGGGTCTCGGGATCAGACATTGATATCCTTTTttcgtcgttctctttctGTGCACTGGTAAGTATCATCTTAGGACTTAcagattttctatttaaaaaactCCCTGCCATCTTCATTTGTTTCgcagatttttctttatctcctatcttcttttctgCATTGTTTAACTTGAATGGTAGTTTATCCggttttattctcttttgtaTTTCCTGCACTATGCATTGTCCTTTatcatcgaaattattttcttcgccTAAGAATGACAATGTGTGCGTTGCTATTTCCATGTTAGAGTGGTTTATAGATTGAATAATGATTTCTTTATATAGCGACAAAAATTCCGAACTATAACTCTTTTCAAGACCTTTAAAAATACTAATTATGGTCTCCCACAAATTCATAgtctacaaataaataatattaataatcattaaacTATGGAAATAAAGTACTGCatgaaattcatttctttgatTGTTATACTTCTTTCAGTGATGTTCCTGTTGAAGATGTGAGTACAAGTTCAATCACTGGCTTTACATACTGTAAACACAATACTGCCTTTTTTAGATCATGGCCATATACAGTAATAAGCACTACGGATAATGCTTTCAATGTGATATCACAGTCAATAAATTGTGAATTATTCAAAGTAGTCCTAATAAGATCTATCAAAAATTCCACAACAGATGGTACTTCATTGCAAgctaaaaattaatttaatatacataaatacgacGAGATAAATTTCacgtaaattattatagaaatcaTATTTTGTTATCATACCAAGTAAAGaactataatttaaattattcaataatacaTCCAAACAGGTAGTTATAAGATTATTACAATCCTTATTTTTGGTTAAGCAACCCTGCATCATTTTTATggtatttaacaatatttcattAGATTTTACTGT carries:
- the LOC127067217 gene encoding telomere-associated protein RIF1-like isoform X1 — protein: MATVTQSFPKILKMLRETSSNKEKREALTYIRSNFKKLESSNNIKEEQYKDLCKLVVDASTSKDQNIQHEAYDTLTCIVQNFRSHKLNLFESMLHINRKDRLKILKLLDVVDDIAILIAANDKSIFHLLNDCMHTIQSVTMNWLLPTACTDNLQKLTEVENKVLSNNQKIEEEMINYSLNLLRRLYKVADEMADNKIQRFDELLMEKVVLLAYMGHKRQRSPALKVLQQAITTNLSTHVRNELPDVWTQYKTDLQSIYCKRMQLLVTACELDWAVQWNISVQLLGTDLHRGASLINNLLSVEERAFKSSDAVIRRQAFLSWKLLIDNFALDSQELGTTRRIKLLCIPLNAKNSKTELIALTKLEVWWHLIIKLYKDIGKFVDPVITQFLNFCFGPLGDTPLLSSKCDVASPGKRFFKTKLVAVDALSQLLVAKQEKHMLYTPILEEMLPHCICGTIFQQCYKSIIHSVGEALLILSQINDKEMKNRCQVGKLLWSSLVNFAQESQTEIKDLVYKDILLVINELVNHIADKPMIQDLILDVIIIDLPNFNKDIQIHSEMLSDLLFKLFSISILQKIKKNHCKGLNCLLWECVKPKIGNEYCSNILEFLKTVLDKITQVNVEDKSTTVIPEIWCIVAEILTKYMEDSCNINEGNAAQHNFKTIEYILKFPFMHIFLKDLKQVQEISGTWKKLYKQFDLQGDLIVTVKSNEILLNTIKMMQGCLTKNKDCNNLITTCLDVLLNNLNYSSLLACNEVPSVVEFLIDLIRTTLNNSQFIDCDITLKALSVVLITVYGHDLKKAVLCLQYVKPVIELVLTSSTGTSLKETMNLWETIISIFKGLEKSYSSEFLSLYKEIIIQSINHSNMEIATHTLSFLGEENNFDDKGQCIVQEIQKRIKPDKLPFKLNNAEKKIGDKEKSAKQMKMAGSFLNRKSVSPKMILTSAQKENDEKRISMSDPETQEYVYIKTDVKYDVNRLTEHQKEILKKKRDDIPALYNDLSQSSSQSTQNLQEWFDKRGKRINEADYTHDAKKNDTVEEENIDHDANKENTIDSTITEYSVIDKTDTTSNTDLKAIQQGVQPVQSTSLLSEDSTSKKCSDNNTNDNSSKEQTSLISNDKLGTSFDDDKEETYEHDELNSVAKRLNFESRDEFPDEKESEQRLSPSVLENGKRRNRNSTTRTSSNELDSDKTTNVQGEQSESKMLKTLKTKSNLTKQRRGTKRKYASDSDSEETTCQRRRRKYTISETPSDSDSIVPSLESEHLEGTREEQCLSQRTKNEISRLKINMVFYSPLPNRRRSKQQEQLKDTNCENKILRTYARKSPDLKVTEEVKPNVYGQSAFKKKNKKSFKFETNKNDELPTTENAVEMETSNPDVGDSKSEECTNVLPEIADNINVDVQDEITDKDTSLNVGKIKDSKKKLKEHDVNTNEMNTKQSNKVDNITVNKEELLLSAEDGTQEIIQNSQEENAMSKLEGKYNDKQCFIKIDKIDKIVNVPVMKSYNSCNKDNVSTESTTLKKSTKEIPNVPKKIPDDDPKLDDKIDETVHIEDNTVTVVNTSSDHEIVCIQREDEKKTSSDVPQANSSPTHKISAMVVSSPKNNIKRLLKLKTYPNKGGRAAHMLGLVTKQILTETNSQNVKADEDVITKKIKSKEGENETHIAKKDKITIFKDSDKIGGPCSSRQEKIFNNMKSGEYISSSPVKSFCNLKNDGEKLSSNIDKTIPDYMLISLEDTVEKGNDGSLSPSQEKTELPMLEWSSANPPSLTASPSASILKRHRLAITECDLETTASNKRKRVSFADPPVSKEMGYEITLTESPDKATKLSSRILLFRKDSPLRMKQTKLKFIQIDSEKEDKNVEIQPDYGCEIDLQCERENELLTKIAEELEYTDDNMVIDDHTTCSFSENMNETSEAKLYTAVTFDLSQELEMVEKTAIPKEAQFPSSTKNDEIFQSQESATQQDMFGSADDKDNTGQSQTEDKNVINENDSAIFSQLNITTNAENLEDTIDVGNITSLNSTANSDDVFCGKPLRTSTQTSEPIADQDTLPVTDSIFGSLPMSQASESSLKSSNPELLNDTEPVCLELTSCQDPINVITEYLTYPSWIKPLNSYFTSRNIVTVGHLAQLTCREVNRMPVKGNSKVKFVKKILQHYINKSLLEMKNPKSSFELNSSLSVATKAINCNLQKEVLDMSCQTEIFTNTDNACRTESSNSNVSSQIPSIIKISSIDSKRTTKSVGVCTDSVISSKSPNVATKSVEAQMALEDLLDEIDVNLVMQSAVKRSTSESILAHYKMKTRALPEAEFEKETLKLLGLDNNGSYYETKLKSACRGCGINKVLLRLPDIFSGDKQFFHKVLNAYRKKITISDCMNIFDFKEIKDFVCQKCTSSELAAMLSVILKKEENDGIKTPMTDLSCFSDMLKRVPMDVIISHTVANDELIPPQLVLDIALQNSSLTDITETLKLQNPNLIQDVFDKLWSTELVLSHLENKSERDELLKIYKAISSKLSPKELLDAYHDSMKAKLSSDENEK
- the LOC127067217 gene encoding telomere-associated protein RIF1-like isoform X2, giving the protein MATVTQSFPKILKMLRETSSNKEKREALTYIRSNFKKLESSNNIKEEQYKDLCKLVVDASTSKDQNIQHEAYDTLTCIVQNFRSHKLNLFESMLHINRKDRLKILKLLDVVDDIAILIAANDKSIFHLLNDCMHTIQSVTMNWLLPTACTDNLQKLTEVENKVLSNNQKIEEEMINYSLNLLRRLYKVADEMADNKIQRFDELLMEKVVLLAYMGHKRQRSPALKVLQQAITTNLSTHVRNELPDVWTQYKTDLQSIYCKRMQLLVTACELDWAVQWNISVQLLGTDLHRGASLINNLLSVEERAFKSSDAVIRRQAFLSWKLLIDNFALDSQELGTTRRIKLLCIPLNAKNSKTELIALTKLEVWWHLIIKLYKDIGKFVDPVITQFLNFCFGPLGDTPLLSSKCDVASPGKRFFKTKLVAVDALSQLLVAKQEKHMLYTPILEEMLPHCICGTIFQQCYKSIIHSVGEALLILSQINDKEMKNRCQVGKLLWSSLVNFAQESQTEIKDLVYKDILLVINELVNHIADKPMIQDLILDVIIIDLPNFNKDIQIHSEMLSDLLFKLFSISILQKIKKNHCKGLNCLLWECVKPKIGNEYCSNILEFLKTVLDKITQVNVEDKSTTVIPEIWCIVAEILTKYMEDSCNINEGNAAQHNFKTIEYILKFPFMHIFLKDLKQVQEISGTWKKLYKQFDLQGDLIVTVKSNEILLNTIKMMQGCLTKNKDCNNLITTCLDVLLNNLNYSSLLACNEVPSVVEFLIDLIRTTLNNSQFIDCDITLKALSVVLITVYGHDLKKAVLCLQYVKPVIELVLTSSTGTSLKETMNLWETIISIFKGLEKSYSSEFLSLYKEIIIQSINHSNMEIATHTLSFLGEENNFDDKGQCIVQEIQKRIKPDKLPFKLNNAEKKIGDKEKSAKQMKMAGSFLNRKSVSPKMILTSAQKENDEKRISMSDPETQEWFDKRGKRINEADYTHDAKKNDTVEEENIDHDANKENTIDSTITEYSVIDKTDTTSNTDLKAIQQGVQPVQSTSLLSEDSTSKKCSDNNTNDNSSKEQTSLISNDKLGTSFDDDKEETYEHDELNSVAKRLNFESRDEFPDEKESEQRLSPSVLENGKRRNRNSTTRTSSNELDSDKTTNVQGEQSESKMLKTLKTKSNLTKQRRGTKRKYASDSDSEETTCQRRRRKYTISETPSDSDSIVPSLESEHLEGTREEQCLSQRTKNEISRLKINMVFYSPLPNRRRSKQQEQLKDTNCENKILRTYARKSPDLKVTEEVKPNVYGQSAFKKKNKKSFKFETNKNDELPTTENAVEMETSNPDVGDSKSEECTNVLPEIADNINVDVQDEITDKDTSLNVGKIKDSKKKLKEHDVNTNEMNTKQSNKVDNITVNKEELLLSAEDGTQEIIQNSQEENAMSKLEGKYNDKQCFIKIDKIDKIVNVPVMKSYNSCNKDNVSTESTTLKKSTKEIPNVPKKIPDDDPKLDDKIDETVHIEDNTVTVVNTSSDHEIVCIQREDEKKTSSDVPQANSSPTHKISAMVVSSPKNNIKRLLKLKTYPNKGGRAAHMLGLVTKQILTETNSQNVKADEDVITKKIKSKEGENETHIAKKDKITIFKDSDKIGGPCSSRQEKIFNNMKSGEYISSSPVKSFCNLKNDGEKLSSNIDKTIPDYMLISLEDTVEKGNDGSLSPSQEKTELPMLEWSSANPPSLTASPSASILKRHRLAITECDLETTASNKRKRVSFADPPVSKEMGYEITLTESPDKATKLSSRILLFRKDSPLRMKQTKLKFIQIDSEKEDKNVEIQPDYGCEIDLQCERENELLTKIAEELEYTDDNMVIDDHTTCSFSENMNETSEAKLYTAVTFDLSQELEMVEKTAIPKEAQFPSSTKNDEIFQSQESATQQDMFGSADDKDNTGQSQTEDKNVINENDSAIFSQLNITTNAENLEDTIDVGNITSLNSTANSDDVFCGKPLRTSTQTSEPIADQDTLPVTDSIFGSLPMSQASESSLKSSNPELLNDTEPVCLELTSCQDPINVITEYLTYPSWIKPLNSYFTSRNIVTVGHLAQLTCREVNRMPVKGNSKVKFVKKILQHYINKSLLEMKNPKSSFELNSSLSVATKAINCNLQKEVLDMSCQTEIFTNTDNACRTESSNSNVSSQIPSIIKISSIDSKRTTKSVGVCTDSVISSKSPNVATKSVEAQMALEDLLDEIDVNLVMQSAVKRSTSESILAHYKMKTRALPEAEFEKETLKLLGLDNNGSYYETKLKSACRGCGINKVLLRLPDIFSGDKQFFHKVLNAYRKKITISDCMNIFDFKEIKDFVCQKCTSSELAAMLSVILKKEENDGIKTPMTDLSCFSDMLKRVPMDVIISHTVANDELIPPQLVLDIALQNSSLTDITETLKLQNPNLIQDVFDKLWSTELVLSHLENKSERDELLKIYKAISSKLSPKELLDAYHDSMKAKLSSDENEK